The following proteins are co-located in the Dyadobacter chenwenxiniae genome:
- a CDS encoding FAD-dependent monooxygenase, protein MLIVSNINIKITPAACPNSYIVAFYFDKFCQVKMPSWTKGRVALVGDAGYCASPAAGMGGSLAIIGATALADAFEKYHGDHELSFNEYNNGLHPFIEQVQAEAVEMLYKLLPRSVEETKMRFQNGF, encoded by the coding sequence ATGTTGATCGTTTCAAATATAAACATAAAAATCACACCAGCGGCTTGTCCCAACTCCTATATAGTTGCCTTTTATTTCGACAAATTCTGCCAAGTAAAAATGCCGTCGTGGACAAAAGGGCGGGTGGCATTGGTTGGGGACGCAGGTTATTGCGCTTCACCAGCAGCAGGTATGGGTGGCTCATTGGCCATAATAGGTGCTACTGCACTCGCAGATGCTTTTGAAAAATACCATGGAGACCATGAACTTTCGTTTAACGAATATAACAACGGACTACATCCATTTATCGAGCAGGTTCAAGCTGAAGCAGTGGAAATGTTGTACAAACTTCTTCCGAGGTCAGTGGAAGAAACAAAGATGAGGTTCCAGAATGGATTTTAG
- a CDS encoding response regulator has translation MNKNGEIIIIEDDEDDQEMLEEVFNKLNHPNKRVYFIDGEAALEYLRKPNSHPFIILSDINLPKLDGLKLKEKLQTDAELSLKCIPYLFFSTAVNQQVVIDAYSNSAQGFFIKATSIEELTDSITIIMNYWKKCAAPNNFK, from the coding sequence ATGAATAAAAACGGGGAAATCATCATTATAGAAGACGACGAGGATGACCAGGAAATGCTGGAAGAAGTATTTAATAAGCTAAACCACCCCAATAAAAGGGTATACTTTATCGACGGAGAGGCTGCACTAGAATATTTACGCAAGCCAAATTCGCATCCGTTCATTATCCTTTCTGATATAAATTTGCCGAAACTGGACGGACTTAAATTAAAGGAAAAACTACAAACAGATGCTGAATTAAGTTTAAAGTGCATTCCTTATCTGTTCTTTTCGACTGCTGTCAACCAGCAAGTTGTTATTGACGCTTATAGTAACTCCGCTCAGGGGTTTTTCATTAAAGCTACCTCAATCGAAGAGTTGACCGATAGCATAACCATTATAATGAACTACTGGAAGAAGTGCGCTGCTCCAAATAATTTTAAGTAG
- a CDS encoding IS1595 family transposase: MTSQFNSLLQVLDFFKDEETCKNYLADKRWNGGAPVCPHCGHTHVYTTTRGYKCANKECYKKFTVISGTIFENTKIGLRTWFAAMYLCTAHKKGISSLQLSRDLNITQKTAWFVLHRIREMLTENAPELLEGTVEVDETYVGGKNKNRHANKKTKEGERDKTPVVGVLERDGNVSTYVVDETTGEVLQGIMRAKVSTSATLITDAYKSYAGLARDYKHVTVKHSEGNYVTDKVFHTNNIENFWSILKRGIIGIYHNVSPKHLHRYCNEFGFRYNSRKIKDTTRFELSVGRADGKRLRYTDLIKK; this comes from the coding sequence ATGACTTCTCAATTCAACAGTTTACTACAAGTTCTGGACTTCTTCAAGGATGAAGAAACCTGCAAAAACTACTTAGCTGATAAGCGTTGGAATGGTGGTGCTCCCGTTTGCCCACATTGTGGACACACTCACGTGTACACTACAACACGCGGCTACAAATGCGCTAATAAAGAGTGCTACAAAAAGTTCACTGTTATCAGCGGCACAATCTTCGAAAACACTAAGATCGGTCTTCGTACTTGGTTCGCTGCAATGTACCTATGTACTGCGCACAAAAAAGGAATTTCATCATTACAATTAAGCCGTGACCTTAACATCACACAAAAAACTGCTTGGTTTGTATTACACCGTATCCGTGAAATGCTGACTGAAAATGCACCTGAATTGTTAGAAGGAACTGTTGAGGTTGACGAAACTTATGTTGGTGGCAAAAACAAAAACCGTCACGCTAACAAGAAAACCAAAGAAGGAGAAAGAGACAAAACGCCGGTTGTAGGTGTTTTAGAAAGAGACGGCAACGTTAGCACTTACGTCGTTGACGAAACGACTGGTGAAGTTCTTCAAGGCATTATGCGGGCAAAAGTAAGCACGTCAGCTACTTTGATCACTGACGCTTATAAATCATACGCTGGATTGGCAAGGGATTACAAACACGTTACAGTGAAGCACTCAGAGGGTAATTATGTTACTGATAAGGTTTTCCATACCAATAACATTGAAAACTTTTGGAGCATCCTTAAAAGAGGTATTATCGGTATCTATCACAACGTTAGTCCAAAACACTTACATAGATATTGTAATGAGTTCGGTTTCCGTTATAATAGCAGAAAAATCAAAGACACTACGCGCTTTGAACTGTCGGTAGGACGCGCAGACGGTAAGAGACTTAGATATACAGACCTTATAAAGAAATAA